From a region of the Xyrauchen texanus isolate HMW12.3.18 chromosome 47, RBS_HiC_50CHRs, whole genome shotgun sequence genome:
- the LOC127638865 gene encoding uncharacterized protein LOC127638865, with product MPTLTQIALHLTLSLESTGNLIFSCAFTNGSVNLCDKSDAAGVFPNCSCSFSGQLLFTRDLTVSAAVTIGDQKITEMLTLRNCFSITNNSANASYIQCVQCISAGCHWSSSLQRCDWTPEFGPQLQMDLCKDLLSGTDYKEPEILSLEPNKVSFHGRNRVLVRGRNLESVTKIHIRGDLDCIPKEAPVFEYFNDTLQFHIPPSETKGTVKVCAVTPHGRCHGNSIITYSSQPTCTGIHPKVTWSSHLFAETKRGVDPQANPSQPRRV from the exons ATGCCCACTCTAACACAGATTGCTCTACATCTTACCTTGAGTCTGGAGAGCACCGGAAATCTCATCTTCTCATGTGCCTTCACCAACGGGAGTGTAAATCTGTGTGATAAGTCTGATGCTGCTGGAGTTTTCCCCAACTGCTCTTGTAGCTTTTCTGGCCAGCTACTGTTTACCAGAG ATTTAACCGTCTCAGCTGCAGTAACTATTGGAGATCAGAAGATCACAGAGATGTTGACACTAAGGAACTGCTTCAGTATCACAAATAATTCAGCAAACGCTTCTTATATACA GTGTGTGCAGTGCATCTCTGCTGGGTGTCACTGGTCGTCTTCTCTCCAGCGATGTGACTGGACACCTGAATTTGGGCCGCAGTTACAAATG GATTTATGTAAAGATTTACTTTCTGGGACGGACTATAAA GAGCCTGAGATTCTCTCCCTAGAGCCCAACAAAGTTTCTTTCCATGGCAGAAACAGAGTTTTGGTAAGAGGGAGGAACCTGGAATCTGTCACCAAAATCCATATTCGAGGGGATCTGGACTGCATTCCAAAAGA AGCTCCAGTGTTTGAATACTTCAATGACACTCTACAGTTCCACATTCCTCCTAGTGAAACTAAAGGCACAGTAAAAGTGTGTGCTGTTACTCCTCATGGCCGTTGTCATGGTAACAGCATCATCACTTACAGTTCCCAGCCCACCTGCACAGGAATACATCCCAAAGTCACCTGGAGCAG CCATCTATTTGCTGAAACCAAAAGAGGAGTGGATCCACAGGCCAACCCATCACAACCCCGCAGGGTATAG